In the Caenorhabditis elegans chromosome X genome, one interval contains:
- the pho-7 gene encoding Lysosomal acid phosphatase (Confirmed by transcript evidence): protein MKHFYLFCCSLLLPCAAEIEFLLAVWRHGDRAPENLPYPSDPHNETFWPRGWNQLTNVGIDQATKLGKFLRRRYQGSVLPVFDRKKISIRSSDADRAIETAQSVATALFPPDGLQVWNEEKFRFWQPIPIRTNGKPDPMLRPSKIQCPAYQRIVAEERKKIESEINVKYKRELEIISNHTSHQTKYGNIKDVYNVILEHYNGLPFPNWIDEKVNGKSLLDTIAEIRRIARLQLFNSRAKAKFMAGYLINSWTESLVLASQHISPKKALLYSSHDGTLSALMYGLGISNHQLIPYTACIMIELHTGNNVKIYFRNTTTENPDDVHEMFVPGCSTDCHLSKFIKSVNGVRVKSLEHLEDICESAFSRQSTLIFAIIFVMLLIL from the exons atgaaacatttttacttATTTTGTTGTTCTCTACTGTTACCCTGTGCGGCTGAAATTGAGTTTCTACTAGCCGTTTGGAGACACGGAGATCGAGCACCGGAGAACCTACCATATCCAAGCGACCCTCACAACGAGACATTCTGGCCCCGCGGATGGAACCAACTGACAAAT GTTGGCATCGACCAAGCAacaaaactcggaaaatttctACGACGACGCTATCAAGGGTCAGTACTTCCCGTGTTTGACCGAAAAAAg ATAAGTATTCGCTCATCTGACGCGGATCGTGCGATTGAAACTGCCCAGTCAGTGGCGACTGCCTTATTTCCACCAGATGGATTGCAAGTTTGGAAcgaagaaaaatttagattttggCAACCAATTCCCATAAGAACAAATGGAAAGCCTGATCCT atgtTACGTCCCAGCAAAATTCAATGTCCTGCATATCAGAGAATAGTTGcagaagaaagaaagaaaatcgaaTCAGAAATCAATGTAAA ATACAAGAGGGaacttgaaattatttcaaatcacACTTCTCATCAAACAAAATACGGAAATATCAAAGATGTTTACAATGTCATACTGGAA CACTACAATGGGCTTCCTTTTCCTAACTGGATAGATGAAAAAGTAAATGGAAAGAGCCTTCTCGATACCATTGCAGAAATAAGAAGAATCGCGAGATTACAGTTGTTTAATAGCAGAGCAAAAGCAAAGTTCAT gGCGGGCTACCTCATCAACAGTTGGACTGAAAGCTTGGTGTTAGCTTCGCAACATATCAGCCCAAAAAAAGCGTTACTATATTCGTCG caCGACGGAACATTATCTGCTCTCATGTATGGATTGGGAATCAGTAATCATCAATTGATTCCATATACTGCTTGTATTATGATTGAGTTGCACACAGGAAATAATGTAAAG ataTACTTTCGCAACACGACAACAGAAAACCCAGATGACGTGCACGAAATGTTTGTTCCAGGATGTTCGACTGATTGTCATCTTTCCAAATTCATCAAATCGGTGAATGGTGTACGAGTCAAGAGTCTTGAGCATTTGGAAGAT ATATGCGAATCAGCCTTCTCCCGTCAGTCAACCTTGATTTTTGCCATCATTTTCGTCATGCTTTTGATTTTGTGA
- the T21B6.3 gene encoding Apple domain-containing protein (Confirmed by transcript evidence), producing the protein MQATVGLFALAVLFCLADAGRISVSRGKNVTKIDDLCARMHNNTALEGSSPLLMMQATAYECQKKCVDIFPECSAVVYYYLHNETKKHFCYLFSDNSVQDKIDLVEQKPENKKDIVRMLELVVDCHQFDAHPPLEEDGLASSTDKVDRKKRQQGDEAVEGVGDWTDWSHCSSNGHEVRSQACEYGRKIQRRGCPARSAPQRVPAPPAQQYAPRAPEYPSAQQQQQQREQQQREQQHREHQARLQQHQQQQQQQQQQQQQRPPQPQPQPQPQPPQRPPQQPQSFSGTHELHLQRQREQQQQQQQQQQQQQQRQQNPQQQPQQTTQFGQSQIQLQSGPVPPQQHPQQQQPQQQPELERSPLDQHAQLYQQRMSQYRENFNQRHPARPKADPCPGGFCAPVPQAPQQERPTPPPVLAPVINTATQPPLPQPYPTRYRPAPPPPPACDGQGCVNPPVVSGVWHDWSDWSTCSCTCGDGAKSRRRECSTNNCQGADYETEPCNLGPCQTWSEWCEWSTCSASCGSGQRERTRFCHLGTNRCEGKDYESEQCSAGPCPEWSQWEDWGQCSVTCGQGVAVRQRTCLGGVFGDHLCQGPKTEQRACDGGPCSLWSPWQEWSTCSASCGSGMKRRQRVCQFGTDCQGPNEESQFCYGPPCAEWTEWCEWSGCSSKCGPGQRTRTRGCLGPNGQEATTCQGPSIETTLCEGQSCCNWSEWCHWSMCDKECGGGQSIRTRTCLNSAGSPDSSCHCDGPDREEKECNSQSCAPQCAWNTWCEWSPCSTQLACEVGVQSRSRQCVGESGCHCIGLAEESQQCRGLTQCPPKPPC; encoded by the exons ATGCAGGCTACTGTAGGCTTATTCGCCTTAGCGGTCTTGTTCTGCCTAGCCGACGCAG GTAGAATCTCGGTATCCAGaggaaaaaatgtcacaaaaattgatgatttgtGCGCCAGAATGCACAACAACACTGCTCTTG AAGGATCATCTCCATTGCTGATGATGCAGGCAACCGCCTACGAGTGTCAGAAGAAATGCGTGGACATCTTCCCAGAGTGCTCCGCAg TGGTTTACTACTACTTGCATAACGAAACAAAGAAGCATTTCTGCTACCTCTTCTCCGACAACTCGGTTCAAGATAAAATTGACCTTGTCGAGCAAAAGCCAGAAAACAAGAAAGATATTGTTAGAATGCTCGAACTGGTCGTCGACTGCCACCAATTTGATGCTCATCCACCACTGGAGGAGGACGGTTTGGCTTCGTCTACCGATAAGGTTGACAGAAAGAAGAGAC AACAAGGCGATGAAGCTGTTGAAGGAGTCGGAGATTGGACAGATTGGTCCCATTGCTCCAGTAACGGACACGAGGTGCGCTCTCAGGCATGCGAATACGGAAGAAAAATCCAACGTCGTGGATGTCCAGCTAGATCTGCTCCACAAAGAGTCCCAGCTCCACCAGCGCAGCAGTATGCGCCACGTGCCCCAGAGTACCCAAGTGCacagcaacagcagcagcaaaGGGAACAGCAACAAAGAGAACAACAACACAGAGAACATCAGGCTCGTCTTCAGCAGCaccagcaacaacaacaacaacagcaacagcagcagcagcaacgtCCACCACAGCCACAGCCACAACCACAGCCACAGCCACCACAGCGACCACCACAACAGCCACAGTCCTTCTCTGGAACTCACGAGCTTCATCTTCAAAGGCAGAGAGaacaacagcagcaacaacaacaacagcagcaacaacagcaGCAACGTCAACAAAATCCACAGCAACAGCCACAACAGACAACACAGTTCGGACAATCTCAAATCCAACTCCAAAGTGGGCCAGTCCCTCCACAACAACATCCGCAACAGCAGCAGCCACAGCAGCAACCAGAACTTGAGCGTTCTCCACTCGATCAACATGCTCAACTCTATCAGCAGAGAATGTCTCAATACCGCGAGAACTTCAATCAGAGACATCCAGCTCGTCCAAAGGCTGATCCATGCCCAGGAGGTTTCTGCGCCCCAGTTCCACAGGCCCCACAACAAGAACGCCCAACACCACCGCCAGTTCTTGCTCCAGTGATCAACACTGCCACTCAGCCACCACTTCCACAGCCCTACCCAACCAGATATCGTCCAGCTCCCCCACCACCGCCAGCATGCGATGGACAAGGATGTGTCAACCCACCAGTTGTTTCTGGAGTTTGGCATGATTGGTCTGACTGGTCTACCTGCTCATGCACCTGTGGAGATGGAGCTAAATCAAGAAGACGTGAATGCTCCACCAATAACTGCCAAGGAGCTGATTATGAGACTGAGCCATGTAATCTTGGCCCATGTCAGACATGGTCTGAATGGTGCGAGTGGTCAACTTGCTCTGCTAGCTGTGGATCAGGTCAACGCGAGAGAACTCGATTCTGTCATCTTGGTACAAACAGATGTGAAGGAAAGGACTACGAATCTGAGCAATGCAGTGCTGGACCATGCCCAGAATGGTCTCAATGGGAAGATTGGGGACAATGCTCTGTGACTTGCGGACAAGGAGTCGCAGTTCGTCAGCGTACATGTCTCGGAGGTGTTTTCGGTGATCATCTCTGTCAAGGACCAAAGACTGAACAACGTGCCTGTGATGGTGGACCATGCTCTCTTTGGTCTCCATGGCAAGAGTGGTCTACATGCTCGGCTTCATGCGGAAGCGGAATGAAGCGGAGACAACGTGTCTGCCAATTTGGAACTGATTGCCAAGGACCAAACGAAGAGAGCCAATTCTGCTACGGACCTCCATGTGCCGAGTGGACAGAGTGGTGCGAGTGGTCAGGATGCTCTTCAAAGTGCGGACCCGGACAACGGACTAGAACTCGTGGGTGCCTTGGACCAAACGGGCAAGAAGCCACTACTTGCCAAGGACCAAGTATTGAAACTACCCTTTGCGAAGGGCAATCTTGCTGCAACTGGTCTGAGTGGTGTCACTGGTCCATGTGCGACAAGGAATGCGGGGGTGGTCAG TCAATTCGCACTCGTACATGTTTGAACAGCGCTGGAAGTCCGGATTCATCATGCCACTGCGATGGACCAGATCGTGAAGAAAAGGAATGTAACAGTCAGTCATGTGCTCCTCAATGCGCTTGGAATACTTG GTGCGAATGGAGTCCATGCTCAACACAACTTGCATGCGAAGTTGGAGTACAATCTAG AAGCCGTCAATGTGTTGGAGAATCCGGATGTCACTGCATCGGTCTTGCCGAAGAATCCCAGCAATGCCGTGGATTGACTCAGTGCCCACCAAAGCCACCatgctaa
- the K09C8.7 gene encoding uncharacterized protein (Confirmed by transcript evidence) — protein sequence MTVKIYIVSCLLVGAVLSQWPYAPNHWYGANQGNIRSGIVPDYNPVPNVQGGTLAPHICGFNTFTRKCMDPEGYCPGKCMNFRYTYNTLYDCRCLAI from the exons ATGACTGTTAAAATTTACATCGTTAGTTGTTTATTGGTTGGTGCAGTGTTGTCGCAATGGCCGTATGCCCCAAATCACTGGTATGGAGCAAATCAG GGAAATATACGGTCAGGAATAGTTCCTGATTACAACCCTGTCCCTAATGTCCAAGGAGGTACATTAGCTCCACACATTTGCGGATTCAACACTTTTACAAG AAAATGTATGGATCCTGAAGGATATTGCCCTGGCAAGTGCATGAACTTCCGTTACACCTACAACACTTTATACGACTGCCGATGTCTTGCGATTTAG
- the pbo-4 gene encoding Na(+)/H(+) exchanger protein 7 (Confirmed by transcript evidence) produces MWIKLLFFFTTLLVSTSGLGDDGITALLDPNSTEFSTVLPSNNSEKFSYMLASVKNMNMTASEFEEFIKVLKHRQSKDHSGEHVGNEHDESHGISVVSWHWDYVKNELVLTLFFIVIGLFKLVYHHTFVTRKILPESCCLIFIGIAIGFFFVGDATHASIKFLEFKSKVFFFYLLPPIILESAYSLKDRAFIENIGTILLYAVVGTILNIVLLAAALLILIWVGIMGKYNLSVMDILTFASLVAAVDPVAVLAVFQEVGVNKMLYFMVFGESLFNDAVTIVCYNLAIEFQTLPDFTWYHGFLGLLSFLCVSIGGLIIGLICGAISSFVTKFTTDVRVVEPVVLFGMAYLAYLGSEMFHFSGIIALIACGLFQTHYACCNISYKSFTSVMYITKVCSTLCESLIFIILGVMLVNEREWFWTDWHPVFSAVSVVLCVVVRFGVTFFLTYFVNQFTGGVRHISFQEQFIMSYGGLRGAVSFSLVFMISANPDVKNTMLGATYAVILFTNIIQGSTIKLFVKWLNIRLAKKEDHFRLFIEFNNGMVQHLSQGIEDLCGDKSLSLINRMSELSKKYVRPLLEKNYTANKAKKEGKLVELNRAVAMREALNNSPSQSSFQRQHTIDEMAESGALPHDLLDEEHQGHHHHGQVHPDNEDADQRANELIKDVSSIRQLMHNPFEDCYLDRNLTHEEEKEQARLKMKKTRAFKFSSVRKTIGFFGKKKSVRRHATQQGILHSAIATIGVQSVDRPSTSTRVSVEDEEQGLTMKEMEEEHPLMTITESEETSF; encoded by the exons atgtGGATTAAACTATTATTCTTTTTCACTACTCTGCTAGTATCCACAAGTGGTCTGGGGGACGATGGAATCACAGCTCTTCTTGACCCCAACTCTACAGAATTTTCAACGGTGTTACCGTCTAACAATTCTGAGAAATTTAGCTACATGTTAGCATCTGTGAAAAACATGAACATGACAGC ctccgaATTTGAAGAGTTCATAAAAGTACTCAAACATAGGCAATCTAAAGATCATTCTGGTGAGCACGTTGGTAATGAGCACGATGAATCACATGGAATCAGTGTTGTGTCTTGGCATTGGGACTACGTGAAAAACGAGTTGGTGCTCACCCTATTTTTCATCGTTATCGGTCTTTTTAAACTTG tatatcACCACACCTTTGTCACTAGAAAAATTCTTCCCGAATCATGTTGCTTGATCTTTATTGGCATTGCTATTGGATTCTTTTTTGT TGGAGATGCGACTCACGCGTCTATCAAATTCCTGGAATTCAAATCGAAAGTGTTCTTCTTCTACCTCTTGCCTCCAATTATTCTGGAATCTGCTTACTCTTTAAAGGATAGAGCATTTATTGAGAATATTGGAACTATCCTTCTCTATGCTGTTGTG GgaacaattttgaacattgTTCTGCTAGCAGCTGcacttttgattttgatttggGTTGGAATAATGGGAAAATACAATCTCAGTGTCATGGATATCCTGACATTCGCATCACTTGTAGCAGCAGTAGATCCTGTGGCAGTTCTCGCAGTATTCCAAGAAGTTGGAGTTAACAAGATGTTGTATTTCATGGTGTTTGGAGAGTCATTATTTAATGATGCCGTTACTATTGTTTGTTATAATCTTGCTATTGAATTCCAAACACTTCCGGATTTTACATGGTATCAT GGATTCCTAGGattattgtcatttttgtgcGTGTCAATTGGTGGTTTGATTATTGGATTAATTTGTGGTGCAATTTCCTCATTTGTAACAAAGTTTACAACAGATGTTCGAG tTGTCGAACCAGTTGTCTTGTTTGGAATGGCTTACCTTGCTTATCTGGGAAGTGAAATGTTCCACTTTTCTGGAATTATTGCACTGATTGCCTGCGGATTGTTTCAAACTCATTATGCCTGTTGTAACATCTCGTATAAATCTTTCACAAGTGTGATGTACATAACAAAAGTTTGCAG TACACTTTGCGAGTCgcttatttttattattctcGGAGTTATGCTTGTAAATGAAAGGGAATGGTTTTGGACAGACTGGCATCCTGTGTTCTCTGCAGTTTCGGTTGTGCTCTGTGTTGTTGTGAGATTTGGagtcacatttttcttaacCTATTTTGTCAATCAATTTACGGGTGGTGTGCGACATATTTCTTTTCAAGAGCAGTTCATTATG tCATACGGAGGCCTTCGTGGTGCCGTGTCTTTCTCCTTGGTTTTTATGATATCTGCAAACCCAGATGTCAAGAACACAATGCTTGGTGCAACGTATGCAGTTATCCTTTTCACCAACATCATCCAG GGTTCTACGATCAAACTATTTGTCAAATGGCTAAATATTCGTTTGGCTAAAAAAGAAGATCACTTCCGTCTTTTCATTGAGTTTAACAATGGCATGGTGCAGCATTTATCGCAAGGAATCGAAGACTTGTGTGGTGACAAGAGTTTAAGCCTGATT aacagaATGAgtgaactttctaaaaaatatgttcGGCCTCTCCTCGAGAAAAATTATACTGCTAATAAAGCTAAGAAAGAAGGAAAATTGGTAGAACTCAACAGAGCAGTTGCAATGCG agaGGCGCTGAACAACAGTCCATCACAAAGTTCATTCCAAAGACAGCACACAATTGATGAGATGGCGGAAAGCGGAGCTTTACCACACGACTTATTGGATGAAGAGCACCAGGGACACCATCATCACGGACAAGTGCACCCAGACAATGAAGATGCTGACCAGCGTGCAAATGAGCTTATCAAAGACGTGTCTTCTATTCGTCAGCTCATGCACAATCCATTCGAAGAT TGCTACCTGGACCGCAATTTGACACACGAGGAGGAAAAAGAGCAAGCacgattgaaaatgaaaaagacaagagcattcaaattttcttcagt aaggaaaACAATAGGattctttggaaaaaagaagTCAGTTCGCAGACATGCCACTCAACAAGGCATCCTTCACTCTGCAATTGCAACCATCGGAGTACAATCAGTTGATCGACCATCAACGTCAA ctcgaGTAAGTGTGGAAGATGAGGAGCAGGGTTTGACAATGAAAGAAATGGAAGAGGAACACCCACTTATGACAATCACAGAAAGCGAAGAGACAAGCTTCTGA
- the nlp-19 gene encoding Neuropeptide-Like Protein (Confirmed by transcript evidence), with protein sequence MLLRGVCLALLILVTIVQCQNDNDLKEEKRRIGLRLPNFLRFKDPDALMIHKRRIGLRLPNMLKFKDSSNMYHLEKRRMGMRLPNIIFLRNEKKNVLEY encoded by the exons ATGCTCTTACGCGGTGTATGCCTTGCTCTTCTCATTCTAGTCACAATCGTTCAATGCCAAAATGATAATGAtctgaaagaagaaaaacggaGAATAg GTCTCCGACTCCCCAATTTTCTACGATTCAAAGATCCTGATGCTCTGATGATTCACAAAAGACGAATTGGTCTCCGGCTCCCCAACATGCTAAAGTTTAAAGATAGCAGTAACATGTACCACTTGGAAAAGCGCCGAATGGGGATGCGTCTTCCAAATATCATTTTCCTTCGTAACGAAAAAAAGAATGTACTTGAGTATTAA
- the K09C8.2 gene encoding uncharacterized protein (Confirmed by transcript evidence) → MQIVYCLSSFLSHCFLPTKRSFLLFNQSNANQQMAPRKERGINQLSKMIIERDSLVCSFTSLPSGMFGIQKFLLNISLMVDMVFIMACLLNYVSFHVGNDFYAVSVSFVHVGAVFVCIVILLSTIYATYGLSVMNLRKMCTALFIWLGHLACAGLFLVAVLIAWVRDFNYDPFSIQQSTCQFTRIPDACDVSLEQYLAAISAFVIIIAFFKFAQIMCLRALCIFSQDVFQHVDCESFYNRCLTEPDRRRRQALRRAQREAQGTTGGEDRETDEEDVVVFERVTGRFPGGSAIKDNSIA, encoded by the exons ATGCAAATCGTGTATTGTCTTTCTTCCTTTCTTTCCCATTGCTTTTTGCCTACCAAACGCTCATTCCTTCTCTTCAATCAATCGAACGCCAACCAACAAATGGCTCCTCGTAAGGAACGAGGGATcaatcaactttcaaaaatgattataGAGAGAGACTCTCTAGTGTGCAGCTTCACCAGCTTGCCGAGCGGAATGtttggaattcaaaaa TTCCTGCTCAACATTAGCTTGATGGTAGATATGGTTTTCATCATGGCTTGCCTTCTCAACTACGTCAGCTTTCACGTTGGAAACGACTTTTAtg CTGTTTCTGTTTCCTTTGTACACGTTGGTGCTGTTTTTGTCTGTATTGTCATCCTTTTGTCTACCATTTATGCAACATATGGACTATCTGTCATGAATCTACGCAAAATGTGCACCGCTCTATTTATTTGG CTTGGCCACTTGGCTTGTGCTGGACTATTTTTGGTCGCTGTACTGATTGCATGGGTTAGAGACTTCAACTACGATCCATTCTCTATTCAACAGTCTACCTGCCAATTCACTCGAATTCCAGATGCATGCGATGTTTCTCTTGAGCAGTACCTG GCAGCAATTTCGGCGTTTGTTATCATAATTGCGTTCTTCAAGTTTGCCCAAATTATGTGTCTTCGTGCTCTTTGCATTTTCAGCCAAGACGTTTTTCAACATGTTGATTGCGAAAGCTTTTACAATCGCTg CCTTACTGAGCCGGATCGTCGTCGTCGCCAAGCTCTCCGGCGTGCTCAACGTGAGGCTCAGGGAACCACTGGTGGTGAAGATAGGGAGACCGATGAAGAGGAT GTGGTTGTGTTTGAACGTGTGACTGGTCGTTTTCCTGGTGGCAGTGCTATCAAAGACAACAGCATTGCCTAA
- the nas-10 gene encoding Zinc metalloproteinase nas-10 (Confirmed by transcript evidence), whose amino-acid sequence MLSSKLFCVLFFCLGLSNGWPQFDFMNQMGFGGGFNNGPHPNSRPGSRPNSPLGDIFGNINGMVKGITDQIGKIAQGLDVNNDLGKMAHGPPPPQSEWVEHARRFCRRFPGHPKCRGQLPQFNDIGSMLNGILVDSGKWLPKVPFINIRDPLSGINSDLKNALNGIQVQFGQISQQFANNIRNICQQMNCKQQQQKNVQMKQAILKQTVDFEKKVFGNNVADKMNLRFDRTLQLKQALLEKAQLKGVVAPEDNGVFDKDLLLTETQANFMLNELGKGGEGAIPMPGSAKAKRASIFFEQNLIQKWPSTSPIPYTFDSSLDNLDQNDVRGAISEIEQKTCIRFKYFASPPKGNHINYQKVNSPSFCGLSYIGRVEPANPVYLSFQCGNGRGIAVHETMHALGVNHQHLRMDRDKHIKVDWSNINPQQYDAFVVADSKLYTTYGVKYAYDSIMHYNAYTGAVNIAKPTMIPLVNQQANIGLLGQRAKMSNADVEILNKMYCKSAGCDDKNVYCGAWALQDLCNNPNHNVWMRSNCRKSCNFC is encoded by the exons atgctatcatcaaaattattttgtgtgTTGTTCTTCTGTCTTGGACTATCCAATGGTTGGCCACAATTTGACTTTATGAATCAAATGGGTTTTGGAG gAGGTTTCAACAATGGACCACATCCTAACTCTCGGCCG GGAAGTCGACCAAATAGCCCACTTGGTGACATTTTCGGGAATATAAATGGGATGGTAAAAGGAATAACTGATCAAATCGGGAAAATTGCTCAAGGACTTGATGTGAACAACGACCTTGGAAAAATGGCTCACGGTCCGCCACCGCCGCAAAGTGAATGGGTGGAACATGCAAGAAGGTTTTGTAGAAGATTTCCAGGTCATCCAAAATGCCG CGGACAACTTCCTCAGTTTAATGATATTGGATCAATGCTCAATGGTATATTAGTCGACAGTGGGAAATGGTTGCCAAAAGTTCCATT tatCAATATCAGAGATCCATTATCAGGCATTAATAGTGATTTGAAGAATGCCCTGAATGGAATTCAAGTTCAATTTGGTCAAATAAGTCAGCAATTTGCAAATAACATCAGa AATATTTGCCAACAAATGAACTgcaaacaacaacaacaaaagaaTGTTCAAATGAAACAGGCAATATTAAAACAGACCGTtgatttcgagaaaaaagttttcggaaATAACGTGGCTGATAAAATGAATTTGAGATTCGATAGAACTCTCCAATTAAAACAAGCTCTTTTGGAAAAGGCGCAACTTAAAGGAGTG GTTGCCCCCGAGGACAACGGAGTATTTGACAAAGATCTGCTCCTTACTGAAACTCAGGCAAACTTTATGCTCAATGAGTTAGGAAAAGGCGGCGAGGGAGCAATTCCAATGCCTGGATCAGCAAAAGCAAAACGTGCATCTATATTTTTCGAGCAAAACTTGATCCAAAAATGGCCAAGCACATCTCCAATTCCATACACTTTTGACTCATCATTGGATAATTTAGATCAAAATGATGTACGCGGAGCcatttcagaaattgagcAAAAGACATGCATTCGcttcaaatattttgcttCTCCGCCAAAAGGGAACCACATTAACTACCAGAAAGTGAACTCGCCATCTTT TTGCGGTTTGTCATATATTGGAAGAGTCGAGCCAGCAAATCCAGTGTATCTTAGTTTTCAATGTGGAAATGGAAGAGGGATTGCAGTTCACGAAACAATGCACGCATTGGGAGTTAATCATCAACATTTAAGAATGGATAGAGACAAACATATTAAG gtTGACTGGAGCAATATTAATCCTCAGCAGTACGATGCATTTGTGGTGGCCGATTCCAAACTCTACACTACATATGGAGTTAAATACGCGTATGACAGCATAATGCATTACAATGCATACACCGGTGCCGTGAACATTGCCAAACCAACTATGATCCCATTGGTCAATCAACAAGCTAACATTGGTTTACTTGGACAGAGAGCCAAGATGAGCAATGCGGATGTTGAGATTCTTAATAAAATGTACTGCAAATCCGCAG GATGTGATGATAAGAATGTTTACTGCGGAGCATGGGCTCTTCAGGATCTATGTAACAATCCAAATCACAATGTTTGGATGAGAAGTAACTGTCGGAAAAGTTGCAATTTCTGTTGA